From the Palaemon carinicauda isolate YSFRI2023 chromosome 42, ASM3689809v2, whole genome shotgun sequence genome, one window contains:
- the baf gene encoding barrier-to-autointegration factor: MSSTSQKHRNFVAEPMGEKNVTELAGIGPVLGDRLEKKGFDKAYVVLGQFLVLKKNKELFIDWLKDTAGANSKQSGDCHQCLSDWCEEFL, encoded by the exons ATGTCGAGTACAAGTCAGAAACATCGTAATTTTGTGGCGGAGCCAATGGGGGAGAAGAATGTCACAGAATTGGCTGGCATTGGACCAGTTTTAGGGGATAGATTAGAGAAAAAAGGATTTGATAAG gcgTATGTTGTTCTTGGCCAGTTCCTAGTCTTGAAGAAGAACAAGGAATTGTTCATCGATTGGCTGAAAGATACTGCTGGTGCTAACTCAAAACAGTCTGGTGACTGTCACCAGTGTTTATCAGACTGGTGTGAAGAGTTCTTGTAA